In a genomic window of Mageeibacillus indolicus UPII9-5:
- the uppS gene encoding polyprenyl diphosphate synthase, which translates to MNGIIKKLSKIFNDSPATLSREGVICIPEHVAIIMDGNGRWATARKLPRQLGHRAGAKNLKEIVRAAGQLGIKYLTVYAFSTENWQRPKNEVNALMQLFVDFFLTYDAELALNDVRLRFAGDIDCLPPEVKKTINTAETNSSGRHGLQLIIAFNYGGRRELLRAFQKLAATGIPFDSLNESDISGALYLPDVPDPEMIIRTGGEMRLSNFLLWQSAYAELFSSPKLWPEFTEKDLIQIISAYNKRDRKFGGITSENQNHHG; encoded by the coding sequence TTGAACGGAATAATAAAAAAGCTGAGTAAAATTTTTAATGACTCCCCCGCCACGCTAAGTCGCGAGGGGGTTATCTGTATCCCGGAACATGTTGCTATAATAATGGACGGCAATGGACGTTGGGCCACTGCAAGGAAGCTGCCGCGTCAATTAGGTCATCGCGCCGGAGCTAAAAATTTAAAAGAAATTGTCCGGGCGGCAGGCCAATTAGGCATTAAATATCTAACCGTTTATGCATTTTCGACAGAGAATTGGCAAAGACCTAAGAACGAAGTGAACGCTTTAATGCAACTCTTTGTTGATTTTTTCCTCACCTACGATGCTGAACTGGCATTAAATGATGTAAGGTTGAGGTTTGCCGGAGATATAGATTGTTTGCCGCCTGAAGTTAAGAAAACGATCAATACAGCAGAAACAAATTCAAGCGGCCGGCATGGTTTGCAATTGATTATTGCTTTTAATTATGGTGGGCGTCGGGAATTGTTACGTGCTTTCCAGAAACTTGCCGCCACCGGAATTCCTTTCGATAGTTTAAATGAATCTGATATTTCTGGGGCCTTATATCTACCGGATGTGCCTGATCCGGAGATGATTATCCGAACGGGCGGGGAAATGCGTCTTTCTAATTTCTTACTTTGGCAATCCGCTTATGCGGAACTTTTTTCCAGCCCTAAACTTTGGCCTGAATTCACCGAAAAAGATCTGATTCAGATAATTTCGGCCTACAATAAACGTGACCGCAAATTTGGAGGTATAACAAGTGAAAACCAGAATCATCACGGGTAG
- the ispG gene encoding flavodoxin-dependent (E)-4-hydroxy-3-methylbut-2-enyl-diphosphate synthase — translation MKRRETTTVNVGGVLIGSGHPIVIQSMNNTDTRDAKATIAQIKELAAAGCEITRVAVPDTQAADALKDICRQSPIPVVADIHFDYRLALAAINNGAAKIRINPGNIGSTEKVKAVAEAARKAKIPIRVGVNSGSLQKDLLAKYGQVTAEALAESALSAIKQLEQVDFFDLVVSLKASSPLLTIEAYKILATRVSYPLHIGVTEAGTLREGIIRSSVGLGALLADGIGDTLRVSLTADPVEEVKAAWSILKSLDLRRKGPVFVSCPTCGRTQVDLVRIANQVETRLAKMPYQLHIAVMGCIVNGPGEARGADYGIAGGHGRFSVFAKGKTLNSVTEENAVEALVNLIKTEYGDWE, via the coding sequence ATGAAAAGGCGTGAAACAACTACCGTCAACGTCGGCGGGGTACTTATAGGATCAGGTCATCCGATAGTTATTCAGTCAATGAATAATACGGACACTCGTGATGCTAAAGCTACGATTGCACAAATTAAGGAATTGGCAGCAGCTGGGTGTGAAATTACTAGAGTTGCGGTACCAGACACCCAAGCTGCGGATGCGCTGAAGGACATTTGTCGTCAGTCGCCGATACCAGTTGTGGCAGATATACATTTTGATTATCGACTGGCTCTAGCGGCAATAAATAACGGTGCGGCAAAAATAAGAATCAACCCTGGGAATATTGGGTCGACGGAAAAAGTTAAGGCTGTGGCCGAAGCTGCTCGTAAAGCGAAAATTCCTATTAGAGTCGGAGTGAACTCCGGCTCTTTGCAAAAGGATCTACTGGCCAAATATGGACAAGTAACAGCAGAGGCATTGGCCGAATCAGCACTGTCAGCAATCAAACAACTTGAGCAAGTTGATTTTTTTGATTTAGTGGTTTCCTTGAAGGCTTCTTCGCCATTATTGACCATTGAGGCGTACAAAATTTTAGCAACTCGGGTCAGTTATCCTTTGCATATCGGAGTTACGGAAGCCGGTACTTTACGCGAAGGGATAATCCGTTCATCGGTTGGCTTGGGTGCTTTGTTGGCAGACGGTATAGGTGATACGCTACGAGTAAGCTTGACGGCTGACCCGGTCGAAGAGGTTAAAGCGGCTTGGTCGATACTAAAGAGCTTGGATTTGCGGCGGAAAGGACCTGTTTTTGTTTCTTGCCCAACTTGCGGACGTACACAAGTGGATTTGGTTAGAATTGCTAATCAAGTTGAAACTAGATTAGCAAAGATGCCGTATCAATTGCATATTGCTGTGATGGGGTGCATAGTAAACGGCCCGGGGGAAGCGCGTGGAGCCGACTATGGCATTGCCGGTGGGCACGGGAGGTTCTCAGTATTTGCCAAGGGTAAAACTTTGAATTCGGTGACTGAAGAAAATGCAGTTGAAGCTTTAGTTAATCTGATTAAGACGGAATATGGAGATTGGGAATAA
- the rseP gene encoding RIP metalloprotease RseP, translated as MSTVGGILVGLILLSLMMFVHELGHFLVGRKLGFTIIEFSIFMGPRLLSWERKGIRYSLKLIPIGASVQFAGEFNTDPKSRAKVAAARRERPGDFYARPKSYRAAVAFAGPAVNLLCGILAFAILFSFLGSFTNEISGVGKKSMAEAAGLEVGDKLLKLNGRSINNELDMNAASIIEARTESFRLEFLRKGKLQSVELKRATAKFPVMGVELQKETGGLRIKAVDASLYHHGDILRVNDLITSIDGKAAEITTIKNFWETDSKRKMPLTVERNGEKLSLVVEPTMVERSLPWGIELKRDRSILYALPRAVIYSASIFKLTFISIGKMITGALSARENLSGPIGVVTAISGVVTTNGIPLAQKLCTLLSLFGLISLSLGIMNLLPIPPLDGNLLLLTALEAIRGRTLTLRTQTAITVVGMIVVILLLVLGFYFDICRLLGV; from the coding sequence ATGAGTACAGTGGGAGGAATTCTGGTAGGCCTAATCCTTTTGAGTTTAATGATGTTTGTACACGAACTCGGACACTTTTTAGTTGGGCGGAAGCTAGGGTTTACCATTATTGAATTTTCTATTTTTATGGGTCCGCGTCTACTGAGCTGGGAACGTAAAGGAATTCGTTACAGTTTAAAGCTTATTCCCATAGGCGCTTCAGTACAGTTTGCTGGTGAATTCAACACTGATCCGAAAAGTAGAGCCAAAGTCGCGGCCGCCCGTAGAGAAAGGCCTGGGGACTTTTACGCTAGGCCTAAGAGCTACCGAGCTGCAGTTGCGTTCGCTGGACCGGCAGTAAATCTTCTGTGTGGCATTTTGGCTTTTGCTATATTATTTTCTTTTTTGGGAAGCTTTACAAATGAAATAAGCGGCGTCGGCAAGAAAAGTATGGCTGAAGCGGCCGGGTTAGAAGTCGGCGATAAGTTACTCAAACTTAATGGACGAAGCATAAATAATGAATTGGACATGAATGCCGCATCGATAATTGAAGCCAGAACCGAAAGCTTTCGCTTGGAATTTTTGCGTAAAGGTAAACTACAAAGTGTTGAGCTAAAACGTGCGACAGCCAAATTTCCCGTGATGGGTGTAGAACTGCAAAAAGAAACGGGCGGATTGCGAATCAAGGCAGTCGATGCGTCTTTGTACCACCATGGTGATATTTTGCGAGTAAACGATTTAATTACTTCGATAGACGGTAAAGCGGCCGAGATCACAACTATAAAAAATTTTTGGGAGACTGATTCCAAACGTAAAATGCCACTTACGGTCGAAAGAAATGGTGAAAAATTATCGCTTGTCGTTGAACCGACAATGGTTGAACGAAGTTTGCCTTGGGGAATCGAATTAAAACGCGACCGATCAATTCTGTACGCGTTGCCTAGAGCCGTAATTTATTCTGCTTCAATCTTTAAACTGACGTTTATCTCAATTGGCAAAATGATCACTGGAGCATTAAGTGCTAGGGAAAATCTGTCTGGTCCCATAGGCGTTGTAACGGCAATTTCCGGTGTTGTAACTACTAACGGTATTCCCTTGGCTCAAAAATTGTGTACATTACTTAGTCTTTTTGGTCTTATATCACTAAGCTTGGGAATAATGAATCTATTGCCGATTCCGCCCTTAGACGGAAATCTTTTGCTGCTGACAGCTTTAGAGGCGATTAGGGGCAGGACTTTGACTTTGCGCACGCAAACGGCGATTACTGTGGTGGGAATGATTGTCGTTATTTTATTACTTGTACTCGGTTTTTACTTTGACATCTGCCGTCTGTTGGGAGTATGA
- a CDS encoding phosphatidate cytidylyltransferase encodes MKTRIITGSIFALIMAGFLLPGYKFPALPLLLFFLVNIFGGREVYRVVIAKFNLSLRGLSLLWSVIFLTALIPCGGNTLIDRSLAQLGIFAICALTLLFFSTIILACIHGTSALTPAVAVNSAGLYTAFPCAVAVVLLTAVPDGFYWLLIAVFSPWVSDVSAYFTGFYLGKRKLIPQISPKKTVAGFIGGLVGTMIVMAVAYKFMVAALYGSGSDSPYYTIIIGSFIGAILSIASQFGDWLASVIKRETGVKDFGTLLPGHGGIMDRFDSVMFTLPATLLIVLLLAAIK; translated from the coding sequence GTGAAAACCAGAATCATCACGGGTAGTATTTTCGCTCTAATAATGGCAGGTTTTCTTTTACCGGGCTATAAATTTCCTGCTTTGCCGCTTTTATTGTTTTTCCTGGTCAATATTTTTGGAGGCCGGGAAGTTTACCGGGTTGTAATTGCTAAATTTAATTTGTCTTTGCGTGGACTTAGCTTATTATGGTCGGTAATTTTTTTGACGGCGTTAATTCCTTGCGGCGGTAATACTCTAATCGACCGTTCTTTAGCTCAATTGGGTATATTCGCTATTTGTGCTTTGACGTTGTTATTTTTCAGTACAATTATTTTAGCATGTATCCATGGAACTTCAGCTTTAACTCCGGCGGTGGCCGTTAATTCAGCCGGCCTTTATACGGCTTTCCCATGTGCTGTAGCGGTTGTTTTGCTTACTGCTGTCCCTGACGGTTTTTATTGGTTACTAATTGCCGTTTTTAGTCCTTGGGTCAGTGATGTAAGTGCCTATTTTACTGGCTTCTATTTAGGCAAACGCAAATTGATTCCCCAAATAAGTCCTAAGAAAACGGTAGCTGGGTTTATCGGCGGTCTGGTAGGAACAATGATTGTTATGGCTGTAGCTTATAAGTTTATGGTTGCGGCTTTATACGGTTCAGGTTCAGATAGCCCGTATTATACAATTATTATAGGTTCATTTATAGGGGCGATTCTCAGTATTGCGTCTCAGTTTGGTGACTGGCTGGCTTCAGTGATTAAGCGTGAAACAGGGGTAAAGGATTTCGGTACTTTGCTTCCGGGTCACGGGGGAATCATGGACCGTTTTGACAGCGTTATGTTTACTTTACCAGCGACATTGTTAATTGTTTTATTGTTGGCGGCAATAAAGTGA
- the dxr gene encoding 1-deoxy-D-xylulose-5-phosphate reductoisomerase, with protein sequence MYKNISVLGSTGSIGRQTLEVCGELGIKIASLACGQNIDLLLSQIATFHPLTVSVASEASAAKLAEYINGEEFRHRFYATNEQNWNSTKLPEVLQGEEGNLTAASLTEVDCVVGAMVGFVGLKPIIAAINAGKAVALANKETLVTAGKRVLAAAKAKRVPVLPLDSEHSAIWQCLQAGKPTDLKRIFLTASGGPFRLTAESDLEKVTATDALKHPTWKMGAKITIDSATLMNKGLEVIEAARLFNVDGKQIEVVVHPESIIHSMIEWQDGSVLAQLGFPDMKMPIKIALSYPERINLAPDKPFNPFVAPAASLTFMRPRRDAFPLLDLAYKALEYDGLAPTYMNAANEVAVAAFLAGKIKFTDISKLVEKIFNNCLTLSDVQEPSYDDIIEADSIARHLANKEIKQ encoded by the coding sequence ATGTATAAAAATATTTCGGTACTCGGTTCGACCGGTTCAATTGGTCGTCAAACATTGGAGGTTTGTGGAGAGCTTGGAATAAAAATTGCTTCTCTTGCCTGTGGCCAAAATATCGATCTGCTTTTATCTCAGATTGCCACTTTTCATCCATTGACAGTATCCGTTGCCAGTGAGGCTTCGGCGGCAAAGCTAGCTGAATATATCAATGGAGAGGAATTTCGCCACAGATTTTATGCTACTAATGAGCAAAACTGGAATTCAACAAAACTTCCGGAGGTGCTTCAAGGAGAAGAAGGTAATTTGACTGCAGCATCTTTAACGGAAGTTGACTGTGTAGTTGGTGCAATGGTGGGCTTTGTCGGTTTAAAGCCGATTATTGCCGCAATTAATGCCGGCAAGGCTGTGGCCTTGGCCAACAAAGAAACACTGGTTACGGCCGGCAAGCGCGTTTTGGCTGCAGCCAAAGCTAAACGGGTTCCTGTTTTACCGTTGGACAGTGAGCATTCGGCAATTTGGCAGTGTCTGCAAGCGGGCAAGCCAACTGATTTGAAACGAATCTTTTTAACTGCATCCGGCGGGCCGTTTCGGCTTACCGCAGAATCCGATCTGGAAAAAGTTACTGCGACAGATGCGCTAAAACATCCTACTTGGAAGATGGGGGCAAAGATCACGATAGATTCGGCAACTTTGATGAACAAAGGCTTGGAAGTTATTGAAGCGGCCCGTTTATTTAATGTCGATGGTAAACAGATTGAAGTGGTAGTTCATCCCGAAAGCATTATACATTCAATGATTGAGTGGCAAGACGGTTCGGTTCTGGCTCAGCTGGGTTTCCCAGATATGAAAATGCCGATTAAAATTGCGTTGTCCTATCCAGAAAGAATAAATCTTGCTCCTGATAAACCGTTCAATCCTTTTGTTGCCCCGGCCGCAAGCCTGACATTTATGCGACCGCGGCGCGATGCGTTCCCATTATTAGACTTAGCCTATAAAGCGTTAGAATATGACGGCTTGGCTCCGACCTATATGAATGCGGCCAACGAGGTTGCCGTTGCAGCTTTTTTAGCTGGCAAGATCAAATTTACCGACATCAGTAAACTGGTTGAGAAAATTTTTAACAACTGTCTTACATTATCTGACGTACAAGAACCGTCCTATGATGATATCATAGAAGCCGACAGTATTGCTCGGCATTTAGCAAATAAGGAGATTAAACAATGA
- a CDS encoding PolC-type DNA polymerase III, with translation MPETSCTKLKDLYKYIGLVDEGIPDLAIGELVWSKRGVLRLRLKIDLPFNELSSLTSAVLSGLESRLGEFFGIKHCSVELHWQNPPAPDEAGVLLAKWREWLADTIKRTDTKLATAFATSDYKFINGVAEFELLPIHRDYFNNHTLRTIQALAHIKTGINWNFRLKEIDLSVITRQMDEEYNSLLKVIPPAENDGETANAATREIPKSFKPAFRKVDGLVFGKWNTNIPQIELKDITSESGVATITGYMAGYEQRMISNNQRALIKFNVQDTTAALACVCFLRTDHPEQIQALADLNKKYASFQVEVGYDAKFTKDIQGMVTAARLADPPAGRSDNAPEKRVELHCHTKMSAKDAVSNPADVVKLAAQFGHEAVAVTDHGVVQGFPEAFEAAKAMAKAGKPIKLILGMEGYIIPDGEAVVYGLNLPRGENAEVDYNEGNSCPSAYVALDVETTGLDPVKERVIEIGAAKFVRNSSGEYEVSETFHRMLNPEVKLPEFIMKLTGITQAEVDSGIKPLQAVQDLIDFVGDLPVCAHNAMFDIGFIRAEGFRTQDINDPKLKFNPITIDTLRLSVLFWPSLSNHKLDTVCNFLQIDLAHHHRAVDDAIACGQIFARACQIDSELTLTSLNQRSGLLRPEEITDKEHKPNHIIFLVRNLLGLYNLYRLVSISHTQYFHKRPRIPKHLLTYFRHGIIVGAACEAGEVFRHVRNLYESNGCDFELTKGKLNTPASKKLARYYDYLEIQPLTNNLFLTRRQQNPLNDKDLINLNLLVIHLAELTKMRVVATCDSHFLNKEDGIFRHILLTNIGYDVNERQPELYFRNTDEMLAEFTYLSPDKAKEFCVTNPRYFASLVEPNIRPFPDGTFPPLIASADKDIETMTYRRASELYEYQGKLPEIVSKRIEKELNSIIKNGFAIMYYIAHKLVKKSNDDGYIVGSRGSVGSSFVATLCGITEVNPLCPHYRCPHCRYSRFDESGKFGSGFDLPPEKCPDCGEMMIRDGQDIPFETFLGFNGDKQPDIDLNFSGVYQPHAHKYIQEMFGIAHTYRAGTIGCFAEKNALGMVRKYLEDTGEVINRAGQQRLAAGMDGVKRTTGQHPGGIVVIPKEREVFDFTPIQYPADKLDSVMTTTHFDFNSLHDTILKLDILGHDDPTMLKVLSDMTKIKVTDIPIPDEKVMRMFVSTEPLGIPDGTSPADSATLGLPEMGTFMARGMIKETKPSRFYDLVQLMGLSHGTDVWKGNAQDLIHQGICTINEVIGCRDGIMTRLIYYGLPAKSSFDIMEKVRKGKGLSEEHEALMREHNVPDWYIDSCKKIKYMFPKAHAAAYAISALRIAWFKVYYPEAYYSAYFTVRADEFDSDILCVDANTLQNNKRSLRLAFSQNDGKEKDKNLYYIAEIVEEMNLRGIKFLPIDIYDSDPVNFLPEGKGFVRPPLNALPSISSAIAMSIAAERDKGLFKNQSELMQRAKIGETALGVLRDHNCLRDMPTSAQLDLFSLSMG, from the coding sequence ATGCCGGAAACAAGTTGTACTAAACTAAAAGATTTATATAAATATATTGGGCTAGTGGACGAAGGTATACCTGATTTAGCAATAGGTGAACTGGTTTGGTCCAAACGCGGTGTTTTGCGCTTGCGTTTAAAAATTGATTTGCCTTTTAATGAACTGTCTTCTCTTACTTCTGCGGTTTTATCGGGGCTGGAAAGTCGTCTTGGTGAATTTTTCGGAATCAAGCATTGCTCGGTCGAACTGCATTGGCAGAATCCGCCGGCACCGGATGAGGCAGGTGTTTTATTGGCCAAATGGCGTGAATGGCTGGCTGATACAATTAAAAGGACCGATACTAAGTTAGCCACGGCCTTTGCTACTTCTGATTATAAATTTATAAACGGGGTGGCGGAGTTTGAACTTTTACCGATACATCGAGACTATTTCAATAATCATACATTGCGCACAATTCAAGCTCTGGCTCACATTAAGACGGGTATTAATTGGAATTTTCGTTTGAAAGAGATTGATCTTTCTGTCATTACGCGTCAAATGGATGAAGAATACAACAGCCTTCTCAAAGTAATCCCACCAGCTGAAAATGATGGTGAAACTGCCAATGCGGCGACACGAGAAATCCCGAAATCGTTTAAACCTGCTTTCCGCAAAGTAGACGGGTTGGTTTTTGGCAAATGGAATACAAATATACCACAAATCGAACTTAAAGATATCACCTCTGAAAGCGGCGTTGCGACGATTACCGGTTACATGGCAGGATATGAACAGCGCATGATAAGCAATAACCAACGTGCTTTGATAAAATTTAATGTCCAAGATACAACTGCTGCTTTGGCCTGTGTCTGCTTTTTGCGCACCGACCATCCAGAGCAAATTCAAGCCCTAGCTGACTTAAATAAGAAATACGCCTCTTTTCAGGTTGAAGTAGGTTATGACGCTAAATTTACTAAAGATATCCAAGGCATGGTTACTGCTGCGCGGCTGGCTGATCCGCCGGCAGGTCGTTCTGATAATGCGCCGGAAAAAAGAGTCGAACTTCATTGCCATACCAAAATGAGCGCCAAAGATGCGGTGAGCAACCCTGCCGATGTTGTTAAACTGGCGGCTCAATTTGGCCATGAGGCGGTAGCCGTAACTGACCACGGCGTAGTTCAGGGCTTCCCCGAAGCGTTTGAAGCGGCTAAAGCTATGGCGAAAGCGGGAAAGCCGATTAAGCTTATTCTTGGTATGGAAGGGTACATTATTCCTGACGGTGAGGCCGTCGTTTACGGTCTTAATTTACCACGAGGCGAAAATGCCGAAGTTGATTACAATGAGGGAAATTCCTGTCCGTCCGCTTATGTAGCATTGGATGTTGAAACTACTGGATTAGACCCAGTTAAGGAACGTGTCATCGAAATCGGTGCGGCTAAGTTCGTGCGAAATTCAAGCGGAGAGTATGAGGTGAGTGAAACCTTCCATCGTATGCTCAATCCAGAGGTTAAACTGCCTGAGTTCATTATGAAGTTAACAGGGATAACGCAAGCAGAAGTAGACAGCGGAATAAAGCCATTGCAAGCTGTACAAGACTTAATCGACTTTGTCGGAGATTTGCCAGTGTGTGCCCATAATGCCATGTTTGATATCGGTTTCATTCGAGCAGAAGGCTTTCGAACCCAGGATATAAACGATCCTAAGCTGAAATTCAATCCGATAACCATAGATACTTTGCGATTATCCGTACTTTTTTGGCCATCGTTGTCTAACCACAAGTTGGATACCGTATGCAATTTTCTCCAAATTGATTTGGCGCATCATCACCGAGCCGTTGATGATGCCATAGCTTGCGGACAAATTTTTGCTCGTGCTTGCCAAATCGACTCTGAACTAACTTTGACCAGTTTGAATCAACGTAGCGGTTTGCTGAGACCAGAAGAAATAACGGACAAAGAACATAAACCTAATCACATTATTTTCTTGGTTCGCAACTTGTTAGGTTTGTATAATTTATATCGACTCGTATCTATAAGCCATACGCAATATTTTCATAAACGTCCGCGAATTCCTAAACATTTGTTAACTTATTTCCGGCATGGAATAATTGTCGGAGCGGCGTGTGAGGCCGGGGAAGTTTTTCGCCATGTGCGCAATTTGTATGAAAGCAACGGATGTGATTTTGAACTTACCAAAGGTAAGCTGAATACGCCTGCAAGCAAAAAATTAGCGCGTTATTATGATTATCTGGAAATTCAACCGTTGACCAATAATCTGTTTTTGACTCGTCGTCAACAAAACCCGCTAAATGATAAAGATTTGATTAATCTAAATTTATTGGTTATTCATCTGGCCGAACTAACCAAAATGAGGGTGGTAGCAACCTGCGATTCGCATTTCTTGAATAAAGAAGATGGTATTTTTCGTCATATTCTGTTGACCAATATTGGCTATGATGTCAATGAACGTCAGCCGGAACTTTATTTCCGCAACACTGATGAAATGTTGGCAGAATTTACTTATTTATCCCCGGATAAGGCGAAAGAATTTTGTGTAACCAATCCACGTTATTTTGCCTCATTGGTCGAACCGAACATACGACCGTTCCCCGATGGTACTTTCCCACCTTTAATTGCTTCAGCTGATAAGGATATCGAAACCATGACTTATCGGCGTGCCAGCGAGCTTTACGAATATCAGGGGAAACTGCCGGAAATTGTAAGTAAGCGTATTGAAAAAGAGCTTAATTCAATTATCAAAAATGGTTTTGCCATCATGTATTATATTGCGCACAAACTGGTAAAAAAATCGAATGATGACGGTTATATCGTCGGTAGCCGGGGATCGGTAGGCTCATCATTTGTTGCTACTTTATGCGGTATCACTGAAGTTAACCCACTTTGTCCGCATTATCGGTGCCCGCACTGTCGTTACAGCCGCTTTGATGAAAGTGGTAAATTCGGTTCTGGCTTCGACTTGCCGCCTGAAAAATGCCCTGATTGCGGAGAGATGATGATTCGTGACGGCCAGGATATTCCTTTTGAGACTTTCCTTGGCTTTAATGGTGACAAGCAGCCAGATATTGATCTTAACTTTTCGGGTGTATATCAGCCGCATGCTCATAAATATATCCAGGAAATGTTCGGTATAGCGCATACTTATCGTGCCGGAACTATAGGTTGTTTTGCTGAAAAAAATGCTCTTGGCATGGTTCGCAAATACTTGGAAGACACCGGAGAAGTGATCAATCGAGCTGGGCAGCAACGTCTAGCTGCCGGTATGGATGGCGTAAAGCGTACGACCGGACAGCATCCCGGAGGAATTGTCGTTATACCGAAAGAGAGGGAGGTATTTGACTTTACCCCTATTCAATATCCGGCTGATAAACTAGATTCAGTAATGACAACAACCCATTTTGATTTTAATTCGTTACATGACACTATATTAAAATTGGATATCCTCGGACATGATGATCCAACCATGCTTAAGGTACTAAGTGATATGACCAAAATCAAAGTAACTGACATACCTATCCCGGACGAAAAAGTTATGCGAATGTTCGTAAGTACGGAGCCGCTTGGTATTCCTGACGGTACCAGCCCAGCCGATTCAGCTACCTTAGGGCTGCCGGAAATGGGTACTTTTATGGCCAGAGGGATGATTAAGGAAACTAAACCGTCACGCTTTTATGACTTGGTCCAGCTAATGGGATTGTCCCACGGCACTGATGTTTGGAAGGGCAATGCGCAAGACCTAATTCATCAAGGCATTTGTACAATTAACGAGGTCATAGGGTGTCGTGACGGCATAATGACTCGTTTGATATATTATGGACTACCAGCTAAAAGTTCTTTCGATATAATGGAAAAAGTACGCAAAGGCAAAGGCTTAAGCGAAGAACATGAAGCTTTGATGCGTGAGCATAACGTGCCGGATTGGTATATAGATTCGTGCAAAAAAATTAAATATATGTTCCCTAAAGCCCATGCTGCAGCCTACGCTATTTCGGCTTTACGTATAGCTTGGTTTAAAGTTTATTATCCAGAGGCGTATTATTCGGCTTATTTTACCGTACGAGCAGATGAATTTGACAGTGATATTTTATGCGTTGATGCAAATACCTTGCAAAACAACAAGAGGAGCTTGCGCTTAGCATTTTCACAGAATGATGGCAAGGAAAAAGATAAAAACTTGTACTATATAGCCGAAATAGTTGAAGAAATGAACTTGCGCGGAATTAAATTTTTGCCAATCGATATATATGATTCCGATCCAGTTAATTTCCTGCCGGAAGGTAAAGGCTTTGTTCGACCGCCCCTGAATGCTTTGCCTTCGATAAGTTCAGCCATCGCAATGTCTATCGCTGCTGAACGAGATAAGGGATTGTTCAAGAATCAGAGTGAATTGATGCAAAGGGCTAAAATAGGTGAGACGGCATTAGGTGTATTGCGTGATCACAATTGTTTGCGCGATATGCCGACTTCAGCTCAGC
- the frr gene encoding ribosome recycling factor → MELTKDMYAVYEDRMNKSIDNLKENLNSVRAGRANPHILDRITISYYGAETPLNQVANIQVPEPRMITISPWDPSSLSLIEKAVLMSDIGINPNNDGKMIRLVFPTLTEERRKDLAKTVAKYGEETKIVVRNVRREAIDKFKALHKSKELSDDDIRTVEDDVQKITNRFTAKIDEIVAAKEKDLMEI, encoded by the coding sequence ATGGAACTTACTAAGGATATGTACGCTGTTTATGAGGATCGAATGAATAAATCGATCGATAATTTAAAAGAAAATTTAAACTCAGTCCGAGCCGGCCGTGCCAATCCACATATTTTAGATCGAATTACAATCAGTTACTACGGAGCAGAGACTCCACTTAACCAAGTTGCCAATATACAAGTTCCTGAACCGCGGATGATTACAATTTCGCCTTGGGATCCGTCAAGCCTTAGTTTGATTGAAAAAGCCGTTCTGATGTCAGATATTGGCATCAATCCTAACAATGACGGAAAGATGATTCGCTTGGTTTTCCCGACCCTGACGGAAGAGAGACGTAAGGACTTGGCAAAAACGGTTGCTAAATACGGCGAGGAAACAAAGATTGTCGTGCGAAATGTACGGCGTGAAGCGATTGATAAGTTCAAAGCTCTGCATAAGTCTAAAGAATTAAGCGATGATGATATTCGTACCGTTGAAGATGATGTTCAAAAAATAACCAATCGATTTACCGCGAAAATTGATGAAATTGTCGCCGCCAAAGAAAAGGACTTAATGGAAATTTGA